The following DNA comes from Cryptococcus deuterogattii R265 chromosome 2, complete sequence.
AACAAGTTTACAGGCTTCGTGACAAGATCGTCTGGCGTTCCAATTAGATGGTTAAGCTTGGATAAAGCTGGGGAAAGAGTGGCTGTCTGCAGCGAGTATGCGTCGACCTGGACACCTTATGGATTGAAGTTGCTAACAATATCCTAGTGACATGGTGATCAAGATCGTTAACCTCAAAGACACGACTAAGGTGTCTTTGGTATCCGACAACAATAAGCCGGTCAGGTCTGCCACTTGGGATCCCACCGGAAAATATCTTGTCAGTGGTTCATTCGTGCTTGGAGCGGACGAGCAGACTCGCTGAACGTAGCTCTTCCATAGACGACGGCATCGTGCGACGGCAAACTGAAAGTGTATGATACCTCTGGCTCAACACCGTACTGTGTGAAGGTCTTTGAAGGCGTGATTGCGGCGAGTGATTCTGAGTAAGTGATTATCACCTCGGCCGCCGACTGAGTTGACATATCTTCCAGCTCTGATACTTCCTGCTATGCGCAATGGCATCCATCGGGCAATTTCTTTGCAGTTCCCACGCGAACCAATGGTACGTCATTTTTGGAGACAAAGTCACAAAGCTAATGATGAACTGCAGACATTGCCATTTTTGGGCGTGACGGGTGGGGCAGGCAATCCTCTTATACCCCTGACGGGCCAAAGGCTGTGAGTAGTTGTACATGCCAAGATGCTTCAGCAATTGATTTTACATAGCTTATCGGCGAACTTGCTTGGTCTCCTAATGGGAAGTACCTTGCCGTGGCGGCGGCCACTAACCTGTACATATTCTCTTCCGAAACTCGTCAACCCATTGGATCTTACACTTGCCCCGATGGTGCGATTTCTGGCCTCTCATTTTCCCCCAATGCCAACCTCCTTGGCTTTACCTCCCTCGACGGCTCTTTTCACCGATGGAAGGAACCCATTCCTTCCGAACTTCCTGATCCTTACACATCTGAAGCAGCTCGAGCgaaggagcttgagaaaTTGTTGGACGATAACTTCCccgatgatgacgatgatatCGAAGAGAGGGGTGAAGACATTGGGGATGAGGACATGTTTGGGGATGACAACTGGATCGTTGATGACGACGGGAACTTTGGAGGCTACGGTGGAGATGAcgacgagaagaagtgggGCAAGGGGAGAACAGAAGTTGGTGAGTATCTCTACCTTCGAAGGTCTTGGCCAAGACTGATATCGAGTTAGTCAATGTCACCAAGGCGCAGGCACCCTTCACTCCAGGCAGTACATCCTTTAGAAACAAGAAGCGCTATCTAGGTAAGCTCCCGGTCGGTCCAACTTGCGTAACGCTGACACGAATGCAGCCTTCAACATGATCGGTGTCGTCGATGTAACTGATCAAGAGACCCACAATGTGATCAATGTTGAGTTCCATGATAAGTCGGCTCGTCGTGGTTACCATTTCCAAGATCATAACAAGTATACTCTTGCCTCTCTCGGAGAGCAAGGTATCGTTTATGCCTGCACCGCTGAAGGCGACCAACCCTCCCTCGTGTACTATCGGCCTTACGATTCTTGGACTTCCCAGTCCGATTGGACTCTGAATCTCCTTCCGGGAGAAAATGTCGTGTGTTTAGCAGCTGGTGGGCCTGCTAACCCAGAGACTGGAATGGGCAGTGTAGTTGTTGCGACGAATAAGGGCTGGTTACGATTCTTAAGTGCCAGTGGTATACAGAAATACATGTGGAGGCTCGGAGAAGAGGTAGTCAGCATGGCAGCGGGCGTTGACAGGGTCTTGATTGCGCACAGAGAGGGAGGCACGAGTTTGGACGGTAAGTGATGGCCTCTGGCTAGTCCTACAAAGGTTGAGCAACAATGAAAATAGGGTGTCAGAACCTACAATATACGTTACTCGACCTTGAGTCCTACGATATTGTTCAAGAAGGTAAAATCCCTTTACCAAAAAAGACTACTCTTACCTGGCTTGGCTTCACATCCGATGGAGTAAGTTTATCGTTTCACCCTCATGATGATCACTCACCATATAAAGGCTCCGGCAATGTTTGATACTTCAGGTCTCTTATCCATTCTTGAGAGGCACAGACGACCAAACCAGGCTCGATGGGTTCCTCTCCTCGATACAACCTCTCTGGTACgagaggggaggaaggaaggatacTG
Coding sequences within:
- a CDS encoding chromosome transmission fidelity protein 4, with amino-acid sequence MAEPFPDAIISVPCHLSGVTRLCFSPDGRTIFTGGSDCLVRIHEADNPESEPGFHDEHTEAVTCLACSKDELVTGCVDNIVRQFSYPENKFTGFVTRSSGVPIRWLSLDKAGERVAVCSDDMVIKIVNLKDTTKVSLVSDNNKPVRSATWDPTGKYLTTASCDGKLKVYDTSGSTPYCVKVFEGVIAASDSDSDTSCYAQWHPSGNFFAVPTRTNDIAIFGRDGWGRQSSYTPDGPKALIGELAWSPNGKYLAVAAATNLYIFSSETRQPIGSYTCPDGAISGLSFSPNANLLGFTSLDGSFHRWKEPIPSELPDPYTSEAARAKELEKLLDDNFPDDDDDIEERGEDIGDEDMFGDDNWIVDDDGNFGGYGGDDDEKKWGKGRTEVVNVTKAQAPFTPGSTSFRNKKRYLAFNMIGVVDVTDQETHNVINVEFHDKSARRGYHFQDHNKYTLASLGEQGIVYACTAEGDQPSLVYYRPYDSWTSQSDWTLNLLPGENVVCLAAGGPANPETGMGSVVVATNKGWLRFLSASGIQKYMWRLGEEVVSMAAGVDRVLIAHREGGTSLDGCQNLQYTLLDLESYDIVQEGKIPLPKKTTLTWLGFTSDGAPAMFDTSGLLSILERHRRPNQARWVPLLDTTSLVREGRKEGYWPVGVSATHLSYILLKGLETEPWFPRPLIQEVELHMPLLNMDNQQGKLEESYVRGSVNLSNLADSSDPDAPYVLKETELTMDKEMLQLVQGACKADNLQRALDVARLMHHSATIEAAAKVAAFYHLPGLQERIQGIKGEKEKEKREKKREATRASEKGYPYSSPPPEKATSRQFTDFAPRTANRRSFAGAGVNRDSTPAASCPPSTFIPETPGLEVDVTPAPGIEEDTALSDMKRKREKEIDDFAAPGSKKIGSDFSFDKPANVAKNPFASKKSNVPASNPFAKGSAGGRPLDATKSAGNIGRGNAGNTNDRGG